Proteins from one Anopheles nili chromosome 2, idAnoNiliSN_F5_01, whole genome shotgun sequence genomic window:
- the LOC128722034 gene encoding mitochondrial import receptor subunit TOM20 homolog — protein sequence MEISKTIGIAAGVAGTLFLGYCIYFDHKRRKDPDFKKKLRERRKAKKAAASAGPKATIPNLADHEEVQRFFLQEIQTGEALISAGDIENGVEHLANAIIVCGQPTQLLQVLQQTLPAEVFTLLIRRMRQYGNQPNEGERTKLQDMNDDLE from the exons ATGGAGATCAGCAAAACGATTGGCATTGCTGCAGGAGTCGCTGGAACGCTTTTCCTAGGCTATTGCATATACTTCGACCACAAACGCAGGAAGGATCCGGACTTCAAAAAGAAATTGCGTGAAA GGCGAAAGGccaaaaaagcagcagcatcagcaggtCCTAAGGCAACGATTCCCAACTTGGCAGACCACGAAGAGGTGCAGAG GTTCTTCCTGCAGGAGATCCAAACCGGTGAGGCGCTTATTTCGGCCGGTGACATTGAAAACGGTGTGGAGCATTTGGCCAATGCAATTATTGTCTGCGGCCAACCAACGCAACTGTTACAG GTCCTCCAGCAAACGCTGCCAGCTGAAGTGTTCACGCTACTGATTAGGCGCATGCGACAATACGGTAATCAGCCAAATGAGGGTGAGCGGACTAAGTTGCAGGACATGAACGACGATCTGGAGTAG
- the LOC128730213 gene encoding uncharacterized protein LOC128730213 produces MFIRWSSPASTVNTLPIYPSDRLSIAEGAGFLAFLSANGEAELRARTSGHWIHCSVSINNVQYSLDSDQIHRVGEKTTVERYDSERCGVRVKNLQKALETKWTLHGTDQGGQDSNGILDVTVLPPKMIDQLNVTISGSASAATINCPDRDSARYCRIMDAEQNVYESCSAYVEISQQLSYFWCHSMFWGAMMERITQVNVIVLEDDSDVKTTVEETDDHIVLSCQYRSSISLCRAQSENDKRQFLLLDGHLTDRYSSYNTKISKGICSLEIKKPLIPEDIGVWRIYQLLNPNDYTGCVFDIKSRRSSKSRFIRTRGSAKENRVELPSTSIEIFRDPRSSSSSVTQISCEVPYALNYCYLSGPTGGDYAPQRFDRLKSLGICRFEVTNITSGMWACGINDPDGAQDRLTYYNVSVYQQPGRTVSGQLTASTGDREQRLLCRTILNLPISICRFVDPSGEVHGLSDMRKPSTDARYRYHGAGLREGDCGLEIVELQEKDFGRWKCLFKVRDREYELSMDIVEEAMSVGTIIAISIGATTALGIIGFFAYRKMNRRYMGPNYTVSSSMSNDSHNS; encoded by the exons ATGTTCATTCGCTGGAGTTCACCAGCTAGTACGGTGAATACACTCCCGATCTATCCATCGGACAGGCTATCTATAGCGGAAGGAGCTGGTTTTCTGGCTTTTTTAAGCGCCAACGGTGAAGCGGAGCTTCGAGCGCGCACATCCGGTCATTGGATACATTGTTCCGTAAGCATTAACAACGTGCAATACAGCTTGGATAGCGATCAGATACATCGGGTCGGTGAGAAAACCACGGTGGAGAGGTACGATTCTGAACGATGTGGTGTGCGAGTGAAAAACCTTCAAAAAGCCCTCGAAACTAAGTGGACACTCCACGGAACCGACCAGGGAGGACAAGACAGTAATGGAATCCTAGACGTGACCGTTTTGC CGCCAAAAATGATAGACCAGCTAAATGTGACGATTAGCGGTTCCGCCTCAGCAGCGACTATCAATTGCCCGGACAGGGATAGCGCCCGCTACTGCCGGATAATGGATGCCGAGCAGAACGTGTATGAATCCTGTTCGGCATATGTTGAAATTTCGCAACAGCTTAGTTATTTTTGGTGTCATTCGATGTTCTGGGGCGCGATGATGGAACGTATCACGCAAGTCAACGTGATTGTGCTGG AGGATGATAGCGACGTTAAAACAACAGTGGAAGAAACTGACGATCATATCGTGCTATCCTGTCAGTATCGCTCGTCTATTTCGCTTTGCCGCGCGCAATCAGAAAACGATAAACGCCAGTTCTTGTTACTTGACGGTCATCTCACCGATCGCTACTCCTCTTACAATACAAA GATATCGAAAGGAATTTGCTCTCTTGAGATAAAAAAACCGTTGATTCCGGAGGACATTGGGGTTTGGCGAATTTATCAACTACTCAATCCAAACGATTACAcggggtgtgtgtttgataTCAAAAGCCGGCGCTCATCGAAATCTCGCTTCATTCGCACTAGAGGCTCTGCTAAGGAGAATCGAGTCGAACTCCCTTCGACTAGTATTGAAATCTTCCGCGATCCCCGTTCATCTAGCTCGAGTGTAACGCAGATCTCCTGCGAAGTACCCTATGCTCTCAACTACTGCTACTTATCCGGTCCAACGGGAGGCGATTATGCACCACAGCGATTCGATCGCCTGAAGTCACTCGGAATATGCCGCTTCGAGGTAACTAACATTACTAGTGGCATGTGGGCCTGCGGCATCAATGACCCAGACGGTGCTCAAGATCGTCTGACATACTACAACGTAAGCGTGTACCAGCAACCGGGACGTACAGTTTCCGGTCAGCTCACAGCAAGTACTGGGGATCGTGAGCAACGATTGCTTTGTCGTACTATTCTGAATCTTCCCATCAGTATTTGCCGATTCGTTGACCCATCTGGTGAAGTGCATGGACTCTCAGACATGAGGAAACCCTCGACCGATGCTCGATATCGATATCACGGGGCAGGACTACGTGAGGGCGACTGTGGGCTGGAAATAGTCGAACTACAAGAGAAGGACTTTGGCCGTTGGAAGTGTCTGTTCAAGGTGCGTGACCGAGAATACGAGCTTTCGATGGACATAGTAGAAGAAG CTATGAGTGTTGGCacgattattgcaattagcatCGGGGCTACAACCGCACTCGGAATTATCGGATTCTTCGCCTATCGCAAAATGAACCGTCGTTACATGGGTCCCAACTATACCGTTTCATCAAGCATGTCCAACGATTCGCACAATTCGTAA